AGACAATCCATCTCGACATCCACACGAAGTGGCGACCATTGCATAGCAAAGTTTAAACCCTCCAAGCAGGCTGCAAGTTCAGCTTGCAAGGGATTTGCGCAGTTAACCAGGCTTCTGCAAGTCGAGAAAATGATGGCACCGTCGCTATCGCGTAGTACCATGCCCGCACCTGCCTTTCCAGAAGCTTCACAGTAGGACCCATCAACATTTAATTTTACACGACCATGGGCTGGAGGTTGCCATTTGATGGGGAGAGACTGAGTGCCCTCTGCATGTGATAGCAGCGGCAGCCGGCCTCCATCATCAGTCACCATTTTACCTTTAACAAGATCACCTGCAGGATACCTCTTGATAGCGAGCAACGACGATTCATAGCTGAGTAAGAATCGGCAAGATACTTCAATTGGGGGCAGACGTTTGTCGTGGACGATTTCACTTCTAAGGTGCCAAGAGCGCCAGAGTACCATCAACACTCACATGCGGTCATCGGCTCCTAGATTGTGCAGGACGTCGAAGAGCCATTCAACGCCCGTAGGATGCATAGTGGTTAAGTTCGGCAAGTTCCAATGTTTGGCCATAGCTCGCCAGAGCTCCACCGCGGGGACATCTGTAAAACACATGGAACACTCAACTTATCATACCGAATTTAAGCACTTTTTTGGTTCTCAAATGGAACGTGCGGATGGACACGGAAATATGATCCTCAATCTTGCGTAAAAATGCTTATGGCAGCTTCGTGTCCCTGGGAAAATTAAACATTTCAACTGGGAAGGTGCTACGGGACGTTCTCCCGTGCTACAGCGTCCTTGCAGGGCGTCAGATCCCGATTATCCCACAATGCCCGCTGTGTCGAGTGGGATATGAGGACATCCAGCATTGCTTATTCTCGTGTTCGTGTGCGAGGGAGGTTTGGTTAGCTTTAGGTCTAATTGAGATTATCGACAAGGCGGTCAGTGAAGACCGTTTAGGATCTATCACAATGGACATTCTCTTACGACAGCAACAGACGATTGAAGGTATGAACTTGGCCTGAGTTGGCGATCATTGCTTCTTGGTATATAATGATAGCAAAGAAGGCAAAGTACAAAGGGAGAGACCATCCAGGCTCCAGATCGGACATCTATCTCAATCTGGGTTTTGGCGATGAATTACACTAGAGCATATACGCCAAAACAACCGGTCCGGCAGTATGATAATATGTGGAAGAGGCCGCTGACGGGAATTACTAAAGTGAATGTTGATGCTTCCTTCCATTATGAAACTATGCCCGGTGCAACTGGGGCTGTTGCCCGAGACGACCATGGAAATTTTATAGCAGCAGCTACATGGGTTTTGCCTCAAATTTCCAGTGCTGTATCAGCCGAGATCGATGCTATTCGAAACGGCCTATACTTAGCATCGCAGGTGGGTTGTAATCGCGTGTTAATCGAGTCAGATTGCAAGGCGGCCGTTGACGTGGTGATGGGCATAGAAGATTATCTCGGTCCTGATGTTTCAGTAGTTGCTGAATGTGAACTTTTGGCTCTAGATTTTGCTAGTGCTGGCTTTGCCTTTTGTCCTAGAGAAGCTAATGAGGTACAGTAGCAAATAGTTTAGCTAAGGATTCTTATTGTAGTAAATCTTCCTACTCTTGGGATACTATCCTTGATTTATTCTCTCCTACATTATAAACGATATGGCTACCATTTCAGGAATAAAGTCtcttattttcaaaaaaaaagtggcataacacataagaaagaaaaaaaaacttgaaagaaaTCTTCACCCAAGATCTCATGAATATAACATCGGCTGAGACAtaaccaagtctcagtcgactaagatTTAGCAACACTGTAATCGTAATTTATCGGTGTAGAAACTGAAACGCGTTCCATGGCAAAGGAAGCAACCTCACTTATCATCCGCAGCTCTACAAGAATATCGTAGGAGACAATTCAATTTCTCTGATGATAACCAACAATTCTAATATTTGAACGGGCTTTAGCCACAATCATGATCGACAAAGTCATGATATATGTTTCACTATCGATGAAAATGCCATCTTCTACTAGAATATTACTACACGGGAGATGTCTTCATCATAACCCAGGCTAATTCCCTAGCTATGCCTCAATGAGATATGCAAAGTTTGATCCTTGCCGGGCTAAAGTTCAACAACCCTCCCGACCATCTAACAATgtgttttttttttgtgaaaacaaTTTTTGTGCACCATAGAGAATATNNNNNNNNNNNNNNNNNNNNNNNNNNNNNNNNNNNNNNNNNNNNNNNNNNNNNNNNNNNNNNNNNNNNNNNNNNNNNNNNNNNNNNNNNNNNNNNNNNNNNNNNNNNNNNNNNNNNNNNNNNNNNNNNNNNNNNNNNNNNNNNNNNNNNNNNNNNNNNNNNNNNNNNNNNNNNNNNNNNNNNNNNNNAGAGGATTTTAATACTCCCTTggtccctccattcctaaatataagtatttatagacatttcaaatgaaataCAACATATGAATGTatgtatacatattttagagtgtaaattcactcattctGCTTCgaatgtagtcacttgttgaaatttctataaagacttatatttgagAACTGAAGGAGTATATTGTAAGAAAAATGTTCAAGCTAATTTGTGAATTTGTTTCACTACAGCTTGCAAAAACGTTTTATATTGTAGGATGAAGGGAGTAACAAATAAGCAAAATATACCATTTTTACATGCAAGGAAGCCAAATATGTACAGCGTGTATAGTACACGAAGGGTCTctttaggacacatctagatgtgacatagttatgtcacatctaacctgattttcactctgtttgtggtctattttttttgttctagtttttttttgtttcttgttgatgcattatatacttgtggaaggttagatgtgacatccttaaaaaacatctagatgtgaattagacaaactggtACACGAATATCTAAAGCAGCACGCACCATACACCTCTCCACGGAAAAACCTAAACAGACGGTGGCCGGCCGACGCCCGCGGCCGGGCCGGTGTCGGAGCGGCAGACCGGGCACGTCGAGTGCGCGTCCAGCCAGGGGTCGATGCACTCCGCGTGGTACATGTGCAGGCACGCCGGCAGCAGCCGCACCGTCTCGCCGAGCTGCAGCGCGCCGAGGCACACCGAGcacgtcgccgcctcctcctccccgccgcccgtCATGTTGCGCTTCACGGACGGGCTGTACGTGAACGCCGGGAGGCCGGCCGTGGGGCTGGCGGCGTAGGCCCGGCCAAGCTGCCGCTCGCCAACGACGCGCACGCCATTGCGTTCCGGCACGGGCCACCGCCAAGCGGCGGCCGCGGCTCGAGCGCGGCGGTCGCGGTACTCCCTGCAGAGGGTGCACACGGCGGTGAACACGATCAAGCACGCCACGACGCCGATGAGGAGGCCGGCCAGTATCCTGCCTTGGGTAGACGATGGCCTAGCAttggacggcggcggcggtagtGAAGGATGGAATGGCCACCGCGGTGGAGGGGGAGAGGTGACAAT
The sequence above is drawn from the Triticum aestivum cultivar Chinese Spring chromosome 7A, IWGSC CS RefSeq v2.1, whole genome shotgun sequence genome and encodes:
- the LOC123153435 gene encoding RING-H2 finger protein ATL43-like, yielding MQFSLLIGLGCARRASVAQSPPGFVPIVTSPPPPRWPFHPSLPPPPSNARPSSTQGRILAGLLIGVVACLIVFTAVCTLCREYRDRRARAAAAAWRWPVPERNGVRVVGERQLGRAYAASPTAGLPAFTYSPSVKRNMTGGGEEEAATCSVCLGALQLGETVRLLPACLHMYHAECIDPWLDAHSTCPVCRSDTGPAAGVGRPPSV